From a region of the Microterricola gilva genome:
- a CDS encoding NADPH-dependent F420 reductase: MTTIGIIGAGKVGTAVAQLALAAGDEVLIAGSPNALFLEQILAMTAPGARVASLDELAATAELTVLAVPFGKIDTVDLERFTGAVVVDAANHWEPVDGTPKILIGAGALSTSEVVQRRHPGVRLVKSLNHLGYHDMDTDAAPVGAPRRRAVAVAGDDAEASGRVAAFLDRIGFDPVHIGTLAAGGVLQPGEELFGRFVQRAELLAAAGLEGLAA, from the coding sequence ATGACGACGATCGGGATAATCGGCGCGGGCAAGGTCGGAACCGCCGTCGCCCAGCTCGCGCTCGCGGCCGGCGACGAGGTGCTCATCGCCGGCTCGCCGAACGCCCTGTTCCTCGAGCAGATCCTCGCGATGACGGCGCCGGGAGCCCGGGTCGCCAGCCTGGACGAACTCGCGGCCACCGCCGAGCTCACCGTGCTCGCCGTGCCGTTCGGCAAGATCGACACCGTTGACCTGGAACGATTCACCGGGGCGGTCGTCGTGGACGCAGCCAACCACTGGGAGCCCGTCGACGGAACGCCGAAGATCCTGATCGGGGCCGGGGCGCTCAGCACGAGCGAGGTCGTGCAGCGCCGGCATCCCGGTGTGCGCCTGGTCAAGTCGCTGAATCACCTCGGCTACCACGACATGGATACCGACGCCGCGCCGGTCGGCGCGCCCAGACGCCGTGCTGTCGCCGTGGCCGGCGATGACGCGGAGGCGAGCGGCCGCGTCGCGGCGTTCCTCGACCGCATCGGCTTCGACCCCGTGCACATCGGCACCCTGGCCGCCGGCGGTGTGCTGCAGCCGGGCGAGGAGCTCTTCGGGCGCTTCGTGCAGCGCGCGGAACTGCTCGCCGCCGCTGGGCTCGAGGGACTCGCCGCGTAG
- a CDS encoding serine/threonine dehydratase, protein MITRHDVQAAERRTRGFVRRTPTFHATETLSFKLEFLQHTGTFKARGAFNRQLAAREHGELDAGIGIVVASGGNAGIANAYAARELGVPATVFVPETAPAVKVALLHSLGATVVQTGREYVEAFEAATAFAAERGALFCHAYDQPEIAAGAGVLAEELLADDPSIETILVAVGGGGLLAGVLAAVAGRAHVVAVEPERAPTLHAALAAGTPVNVEVGGVAADSLGARRVGEIGFAAASAAGGTGLSSVLVSDPDIVAARTALWSDYRIPSEYGAAAAAAALASGAYRPRSGERIAVIVCGANTDPGSLVGG, encoded by the coding sequence GTGATCACGCGCCACGATGTTCAGGCCGCCGAGCGCCGCACCCGCGGTTTCGTGCGGCGCACGCCGACGTTCCACGCCACAGAGACACTCTCGTTCAAGCTCGAGTTCCTGCAGCACACCGGGACCTTCAAGGCCCGCGGGGCGTTCAACCGCCAGCTCGCGGCCCGGGAACACGGCGAGCTGGATGCCGGGATCGGCATCGTTGTGGCATCCGGAGGCAATGCAGGCATCGCGAACGCCTACGCGGCGCGAGAGTTGGGCGTTCCGGCAACGGTGTTCGTTCCCGAGACCGCGCCGGCCGTGAAGGTGGCACTGCTGCACAGCCTCGGCGCGACGGTCGTGCAGACCGGTCGGGAGTACGTTGAGGCCTTCGAGGCGGCGACCGCCTTTGCCGCGGAGCGCGGCGCGCTGTTCTGTCACGCCTACGATCAGCCGGAGATCGCCGCCGGCGCAGGGGTGCTGGCCGAGGAGCTGCTCGCCGACGACCCGAGCATTGAAACGATTCTTGTGGCCGTCGGAGGTGGCGGGCTGCTCGCCGGCGTGCTCGCCGCGGTCGCCGGCCGGGCACACGTCGTGGCCGTCGAACCGGAGCGGGCGCCAACGCTGCATGCCGCGCTGGCGGCTGGCACCCCGGTCAACGTCGAGGTAGGCGGCGTTGCCGCGGATTCGCTCGGCGCCCGGCGTGTCGGGGAGATCGGATTCGCGGCGGCCAGCGCGGCGGGGGGAACGGGTCTCAGCAGTGTTCTCGTGAGCGATCCGGACATCGTGGCGGCCCGCACCGCGCTGTGGAGTGACTACCGCATCCCCAGCGAGTACGGAGCGGCCGCCGCGGCGGCCGCCCTGGCATCCGGGGCCTACCGCCCACGCTCGGGCGAGCGCATCGCCGTGATCGTCTGCGGAGCGAACACCGACCCCGGATCCCTCGTCGGCGGTTAG
- a CDS encoding single-stranded DNA-binding protein: MAGETVITVVGNLTSDPELRYTQNGLAVANFTIASTPRTFDRAKNEWIDGEALFLRASVWREFAEHVAGSLTKGSRVIASGRLKQRSYETKEGEKRTSYELDVDEIGPSLRYATASVTRAQSSGAPRGAAPQGGNFGGAVEEPWAPSAPAASGGQDVWNTPGSYGDETPF; the protein is encoded by the coding sequence ATGGCCGGCGAGACCGTAATTACCGTGGTGGGCAACCTCACCTCAGACCCCGAGCTGCGTTACACGCAGAACGGACTGGCGGTTGCCAACTTCACCATTGCTTCCACTCCGCGCACCTTTGACCGCGCGAAGAACGAGTGGATCGATGGCGAGGCACTGTTCCTGCGCGCAAGCGTGTGGCGGGAATTCGCTGAGCACGTAGCAGGTTCGCTGACCAAGGGTTCCCGCGTTATCGCTTCCGGGCGTCTCAAGCAGCGTTCGTACGAGACGAAAGAGGGCGAGAAGCGCACCAGCTATGAGCTGGATGTCGACGAGATCGGCCCCTCGCTTCGTTACGCGACCGCGTCTGTCACGCGTGCCCAGTCTTCCGGTGCCCCCCGTGGTGCCGCCCCTCAGGGTGGCAACTTCGGCGGAGCAGTCGAAGAGCCGTGGGCTCCGAGCGCCCCTGCTGCCTCTGGCGGCCAGGACGTGTGGAACACCCCGGGCAGCTACGGCGACGAGACCCCCTTCTAG
- a CDS encoding LLM class flavin-dependent oxidoreductase has product MELGVYSFGSLARDPQSGELVSTAQSTRNLLEAIRVADEVGLDYFGIGEHHTREMPASAAATILAAAATVTENITLASAVTVLSTDDPVRVFQQFATVDALSNGRAEITAGRGSSTESFPLFGYSLNDYDTLYAEKLELLLAINASERVTWNGTTRAALHDAVVVPRPDAGSLPIWLGTGGNPSSSVRAGLLGLPIAYGIIGGVPARFAPLTELYRNTARANGMAEADINVSVGSPGYIGETGAAARDDFWPHWHNTMGVIGSQRGFAAPSRLSYDRDTAAGGALFVGSPEEIAERIVSLHGSLGHMRHFLQMDFGDMPQQQLLRSIELLGTTVKPLVDAALRA; this is encoded by the coding sequence ATGGAACTCGGCGTCTACAGCTTCGGCAGCCTCGCTCGCGACCCGCAGAGCGGCGAGCTTGTGAGCACGGCCCAGTCCACCCGCAATCTGCTCGAAGCGATTCGCGTGGCCGATGAGGTGGGCCTCGACTACTTCGGCATCGGTGAGCACCACACCCGCGAGATGCCGGCATCGGCAGCGGCCACGATTCTGGCGGCCGCCGCAACCGTCACCGAGAACATCACCCTGGCCAGTGCCGTCACCGTGCTCAGCACCGATGACCCGGTGCGCGTCTTCCAGCAGTTCGCGACCGTCGATGCACTGAGCAACGGCCGCGCGGAGATCACGGCGGGCCGTGGATCGTCGACCGAGTCGTTCCCGCTGTTCGGCTACAGCCTGAACGACTACGACACGCTGTACGCCGAGAAGCTCGAGCTGCTGCTCGCGATCAACGCCAGCGAGCGCGTCACCTGGAACGGCACGACCCGAGCAGCGCTGCACGACGCCGTCGTGGTTCCGCGACCGGATGCCGGCAGCCTGCCGATCTGGCTCGGCACGGGCGGCAACCCCTCCTCCTCTGTGCGCGCCGGCCTGCTCGGCCTGCCGATCGCCTACGGCATCATCGGCGGCGTCCCTGCCCGCTTCGCGCCGCTCACCGAGCTCTACCGCAACACGGCCAGGGCGAACGGGATGGCCGAGGCCGACATCAATGTGTCGGTCGGGAGCCCCGGCTACATCGGCGAGACCGGTGCCGCCGCCCGCGACGACTTCTGGCCGCACTGGCACAACACAATGGGCGTCATCGGATCGCAGCGAGGCTTCGCGGCGCCGTCGCGCCTCTCCTACGACCGCGACACGGCGGCCGGCGGCGCGCTCTTCGTCGGATCGCCCGAGGAGATCGCCGAGCGCATCGTGAGCCTGCACGGCAGCCTCGGCCACATGCGACACTTCCTCCAGATGGACTTCGGCGACATGCCGCAGCAGCAGCTGTTGCGCTCGATCGAGCTGCTCGGCACCACGGTCAAGCCCCTCGTCGACGCGGCGCTCCGCGCATGA
- the rpsR gene encoding 30S ribosomal protein S18, whose protein sequence is MAGKSSGDRRKPLRGAKGGKNAAPAKSIRVGVIDYKDVPTLRKFISERGKIRARRITGVSVQEQRLIARAVKNAREMALLPYAGSGR, encoded by the coding sequence ATGGCTGGAAAGAGCAGCGGCGACCGCCGCAAGCCACTCCGCGGAGCCAAGGGTGGCAAGAACGCCGCTCCCGCGAAGTCCATCCGCGTTGGTGTCATCGATTACAAGGATGTCCCCACGCTGCGCAAGTTCATCTCGGAGCGCGGGAAGATCCGCGCCCGCCGCATCACAGGCGTTTCCGTGCAGGAGCAGCGTCTGATCGCCCGTGCCGTCAAGAATGCCCGCGAAATGGCCCTGCTGCCATACGCCGGCAGCGGACGCTGA
- the hrpB gene encoding ATP-dependent helicase HrpB codes for MTTAPFDPSRLGRGLAFAAAVTDLGAALDRSNAVVVSAPPGTGKTTLVPPIVADRVPGRVIVTQPRRVAARAAARRLAQLDGSPIGSRVGFTVRGERHVGASTRIEFVTAGVLLRRLLDDPGLDGVGAVIIDEVHERALETDLLIGLLGEVRELREDLVLVAMSATLDAERFATILGTEASPAPIVTQSAPAHPLEVRWAPCPTPRLDERGVAWAFLDHVASTAVAAHRTLVRADPAADALVFAPGAREVSDIARRIRGLATEFDVRELHGLIPAAEQDAVISGRSPGSPARIIVTTSLAESSLTVPGVRLVVDTCLSRAPQRDAARGMSGLVTGPTPKASAVQRSGRATRQGPGVVVRCVDERTFAAAPAQPAPEIAAADLTDAALLLACWGAPGGVGLRLVDPLPAGSLGDAVAVLRGLGAIDADGRATTEGRALAHIPTDPRLARALLLGSGVVGGRTAAEVIALLSSELRVADGDAASTLSALRTGRSPDSRRWEQEVRRLERFTGPNGAAGGADQTGLVIALAFPDWIARRVDHSPHGATFLLASGTRAGITGPLASSDWLAVADVTRAQGRAAAGTGATIRSAAVLSEGEAEQAAAHLITDRVEAQFVDGRVVARRERRLGAIIRSSVPVRVQADDGGRDAVRRAIEEQGLGLFGWSDTAHGLRRRLALLHREIGSPWPDVSDAALLSTLDSWLGPELSELASGTPVARLDLAAALRRVLPWPEAVEMDALAPERLEVPSGSRVRLDYPPIDDSAARPVVAVKLQECFGWAETPRLVGGRVPVLFHLLSPAGHPLAVTDDLASFWAGPYAQVRAQMRGRYPKHPWPEDPWSAVPTRHTTRRAALG; via the coding sequence GTGACCACTGCGCCGTTCGACCCGTCGAGGCTCGGTCGCGGGCTCGCGTTCGCGGCCGCGGTCACCGATCTGGGCGCCGCCCTCGACCGGAGCAACGCCGTCGTCGTCAGCGCGCCACCTGGCACGGGAAAGACAACGCTTGTCCCGCCGATCGTCGCCGATCGTGTCCCGGGGCGGGTGATCGTCACTCAGCCGCGGCGGGTCGCCGCCCGCGCCGCCGCCCGACGGCTCGCCCAGTTGGACGGCTCGCCCATCGGCTCCCGCGTGGGATTCACCGTTCGTGGCGAACGCCACGTCGGCGCCTCCACCCGGATCGAGTTCGTCACCGCCGGCGTGCTGCTGCGCCGCCTGCTCGATGACCCCGGTCTCGACGGCGTCGGCGCGGTCATCATCGACGAGGTGCACGAGCGAGCCCTGGAGACGGACCTGTTGATCGGACTGCTTGGCGAGGTCCGCGAGCTGCGCGAGGACCTCGTCCTCGTCGCGATGTCTGCGACTCTCGACGCCGAGCGGTTTGCCACGATCCTCGGCACGGAGGCGTCTCCGGCGCCGATCGTGACGCAGAGCGCACCGGCACATCCGCTCGAGGTGCGCTGGGCTCCATGCCCAACGCCCCGGCTGGACGAGCGCGGGGTGGCCTGGGCCTTCCTTGACCACGTCGCGAGCACCGCCGTTGCCGCGCACCGCACCCTGGTGCGCGCCGATCCGGCAGCCGATGCTCTCGTCTTTGCTCCGGGCGCACGTGAGGTGTCCGACATCGCCAGACGCATCCGTGGCCTCGCGACAGAGTTCGATGTCCGCGAACTGCACGGCCTCATCCCCGCTGCAGAACAGGATGCCGTGATCAGCGGTCGGAGCCCGGGCTCTCCCGCACGGATCATCGTCACGACCTCACTTGCCGAATCCTCCCTGACCGTCCCAGGCGTGCGCCTCGTCGTCGACACCTGCCTGTCTCGTGCTCCTCAGCGCGACGCGGCGCGCGGCATGAGCGGTCTCGTCACCGGCCCGACGCCCAAGGCCTCTGCCGTCCAGCGCTCCGGGCGCGCCACGCGGCAGGGACCGGGCGTCGTCGTCCGATGCGTCGACGAACGGACCTTCGCGGCGGCGCCGGCGCAACCTGCCCCCGAGATCGCGGCGGCAGACCTCACCGACGCTGCACTGCTCCTCGCCTGCTGGGGTGCGCCGGGCGGCGTGGGTCTTCGGCTGGTGGATCCGCTTCCCGCCGGCAGCCTGGGTGACGCCGTCGCCGTGCTGCGCGGGCTCGGCGCTATTGATGCCGATGGCCGGGCCACCACGGAGGGGCGAGCGCTCGCCCACATCCCGACGGATCCGCGCCTCGCCCGTGCACTTCTCCTCGGCAGCGGCGTGGTGGGAGGACGCACGGCCGCCGAGGTCATCGCACTGCTGAGCAGCGAGCTGCGCGTTGCGGACGGGGACGCCGCGAGCACGCTCTCCGCTCTGCGCACCGGGCGAAGCCCGGACTCCCGCAGATGGGAGCAGGAGGTGCGACGACTCGAGCGCTTCACCGGGCCGAACGGAGCGGCAGGAGGTGCCGATCAGACGGGTCTCGTCATCGCACTCGCGTTCCCCGACTGGATCGCCCGCCGCGTCGATCACTCACCGCACGGCGCAACGTTCCTCCTCGCCTCCGGCACCCGCGCCGGGATCACCGGTCCGCTGGCGAGTTCCGATTGGCTGGCGGTGGCGGATGTCACCAGGGCTCAGGGGCGGGCGGCCGCGGGAACCGGGGCGACCATTCGTTCTGCGGCCGTTCTCTCCGAGGGCGAGGCTGAACAGGCGGCGGCCCACCTGATCACCGACCGGGTCGAGGCGCAGTTCGTGGATGGGCGCGTCGTCGCCCGGCGCGAACGGCGGCTCGGAGCGATCATCCGCTCTTCCGTCCCCGTGCGCGTCCAGGCCGACGACGGCGGTCGGGATGCGGTCCGGCGCGCCATCGAGGAGCAGGGACTCGGGCTGTTCGGCTGGTCAGACACCGCACATGGTCTGCGGCGTCGACTCGCCCTGCTGCATCGCGAGATCGGGTCCCCCTGGCCGGATGTCTCGGATGCCGCGCTCCTCAGCACCCTCGATTCCTGGCTCGGCCCCGAGCTCTCAGAGCTCGCAAGCGGCACGCCGGTCGCGCGCCTCGATCTTGCCGCGGCGCTCCGCCGTGTGTTGCCGTGGCCGGAAGCGGTCGAGATGGACGCTCTGGCTCCTGAACGGCTCGAGGTACCCAGCGGGTCACGGGTTCGCCTCGACTACCCGCCCATCGACGATTCCGCCGCCCGCCCCGTTGTCGCCGTGAAGCTGCAGGAGTGCTTCGGCTGGGCGGAGACTCCGCGTCTCGTCGGAGGGCGCGTACCGGTGTTGTTCCACCTGCTGTCTCCGGCCGGGCATCCGCTTGCCGTGACCGACGACCTCGCATCGTTCTGGGCCGGTCCGTACGCGCAGGTGCGCGCGCAGATGCGTGGTCGCTACCCGAAGCATCCGTGGCCAGAGGATCCCTGGTCCGCGGTGCCCACCCGGCACACCACGCGCCGAGCCGCCTTGGGTTAG
- a CDS encoding DUF4287 domain-containing protein — translation MSFQAYLDNIETKTGLTPRQFIDLAHERGFDASTKATPIVAWLKEDYGLGQGHAMALVHVITKGDQISSKHVGTDGTHRDETDRLWLDGQASKPSE, via the coding sequence ATGTCATTCCAGGCATACCTCGACAACATCGAGACCAAGACCGGCCTCACCCCGCGCCAGTTCATCGATCTCGCTCACGAGCGCGGCTTCGATGCGAGCACGAAGGCCACGCCGATCGTGGCCTGGCTGAAGGAAGACTATGGACTCGGTCAGGGGCACGCGATGGCGCTCGTCCACGTGATCACCAAGGGCGATCAGATCTCGAGCAAGCACGTCGGCACAGACGGCACGCACCGCGACGAGACCGACCGGCTCTGGCTCGACGGTCAGGCAAGCAAGCCGAGCGAGTAG
- a CDS encoding HNH endonuclease signature motif containing protein: protein MNEALKALNDTVAELTSVWESATCTPAAHLAAEHMGRRVEAELESMPDDGLLAAVERLQCVARAVDTLRVRAAAEFGRRSRPELGPDRLSAKQGATSTPGLLADVMRVPIGEAAKLQRLGERTATGLSFTGAVIQAPFPAVAAALAEHRIGTDAAALIVRMLEAVAPRADHEHLRVAEDSLVAASETLTVADIAALCRLWRDRLDQDGVRPREEELRHQRALTKRITADGMIELHASCDPESGGVLLTAIDAIVSAQLHANRDNLDPALVDGRDIAAMRLDALVDIARHGLGCESALPALSSATLMVTMTLAELSSGIGAARIDGVAECISASSARRLAASADLIPAVLGGEGEVLDLGLTRRHFNRAQRRALALRDGGCAWPGCPHPPSFTQAHHIRWWKRDTGPTDLGNGILLCSGHHHRIHHDGWQIEIRHNVPWFIPPPNVDPARTPRRGGRIQIEPLAA, encoded by the coding sequence ATGAATGAGGCACTGAAAGCACTCAATGACACCGTCGCCGAGCTGACGAGCGTCTGGGAGAGTGCCACGTGCACTCCCGCCGCCCACCTCGCGGCCGAGCACATGGGCCGACGGGTGGAGGCGGAGCTGGAGAGCATGCCGGATGACGGCCTCCTCGCCGCCGTCGAGAGGCTGCAGTGCGTGGCGCGCGCAGTCGACACGCTCCGGGTGCGGGCCGCGGCCGAATTCGGTCGCCGCTCTCGTCCCGAGCTCGGGCCGGACCGGCTCAGTGCGAAGCAGGGCGCCACCTCGACACCGGGCCTGCTGGCAGATGTGATGCGGGTGCCGATCGGTGAGGCGGCGAAACTGCAACGTCTGGGCGAACGCACCGCCACCGGCCTCAGCTTCACCGGCGCCGTCATCCAAGCCCCGTTCCCCGCCGTGGCGGCCGCACTGGCCGAACACCGCATCGGCACCGATGCGGCGGCCCTCATCGTGCGCATGCTCGAAGCGGTTGCACCCCGCGCAGACCACGAACACCTGCGGGTTGCTGAAGACTCCCTTGTCGCTGCCTCCGAGACGCTGACCGTAGCCGACATCGCCGCGCTGTGCCGGCTCTGGCGCGATCGCCTCGACCAAGACGGCGTGCGACCCCGCGAAGAGGAGCTGCGCCACCAACGGGCACTGACGAAGCGCATCACCGCGGACGGCATGATCGAATTGCACGCCAGCTGCGACCCGGAAAGCGGCGGTGTGCTCCTCACCGCGATCGACGCCATCGTCAGCGCCCAACTGCACGCGAACCGGGACAACCTCGACCCCGCACTCGTCGACGGTCGCGACATCGCCGCCATGCGGCTGGACGCCCTCGTTGACATTGCCCGGCACGGACTCGGGTGCGAGAGCGCCCTGCCCGCCTTGAGCAGCGCGACCCTGATGGTCACCATGACCCTGGCCGAACTCAGCAGCGGCATCGGCGCCGCCCGCATCGACGGCGTGGCCGAGTGCATCTCCGCCTCCAGCGCGCGACGGCTGGCCGCCAGTGCCGACCTCATCCCCGCCGTGCTCGGCGGCGAGGGCGAGGTGCTGGACTTGGGACTCACCCGGCGCCACTTCAACCGCGCCCAACGCCGAGCGCTCGCCCTCCGCGACGGTGGCTGCGCCTGGCCCGGCTGCCCACACCCGCCCAGCTTCACCCAGGCCCACCACATCCGCTGGTGGAAACGGGACACAGGGCCAACCGACCTGGGCAACGGGATCCTGCTCTGCAGCGGCCACCACCACCGAATACACCATGACGGCTGGCAGATCGAGATCAGACACAATGTGCCCTGGTTCATCCCGCCACCCAACGTAGACCCGGCACGAACTCCCCGCCGCGGAGGACGCATCCAGATCGAACCACTCGCGGCATAG
- the rplI gene encoding 50S ribosomal protein L9, whose amino-acid sequence MKLILTHEVTGLGTPGDVIEVKNGYARNYLVPQGFAVQWSRGGEKQVEQIKAARAARELATLEEAQALKAALEGAKVKLVVKAGAEGRLFGSVKTTDIADAVAAAGLGTIDKRKIEIPNAIKVVGTHEATVRLRDELSAAITLQVVAAK is encoded by the coding sequence ATGAAACTGATTCTGACGCACGAGGTCACTGGCCTCGGCACCCCCGGTGATGTCATCGAGGTCAAGAACGGCTACGCCCGTAACTACCTGGTTCCGCAGGGCTTTGCCGTGCAGTGGAGCCGCGGTGGCGAGAAGCAGGTCGAGCAGATCAAGGCCGCTCGCGCGGCTCGTGAGCTCGCCACGCTCGAAGAGGCGCAGGCTCTCAAGGCCGCCCTCGAGGGCGCCAAGGTCAAGCTGGTCGTCAAGGCCGGCGCTGAAGGCCGTCTCTTCGGTTCGGTGAAGACCACCGACATCGCTGACGCTGTTGCTGCTGCCGGACTCGGCACCATCGACAAGCGCAAGATCGAGATCCCCAACGCCATCAAGGTCGTTGGAACTCACGAGGCCACGGTTCGTCTGCGCGACGAGCTCTCGGCTGCGATCACCCTCCAGGTGGTAGCCGCCAAGTAG
- the dnaB gene encoding replicative DNA helicase: MSIAHLGLADSAEAPRSESYRTERTPPHDLLAEQSALGGMLLSKDAVADVVETLRGPDFYIPKHELIFDAILALYSHGEPTDVIAVTDELTKQGELARAGGADYLHTLTSLVPTAANAGYYGSIVAERALLRRLVEAGTRIVQMGYAGEGEVLDLVNNAQAEIYSVTGSTETEDYVPLTEAVTAAMDEIEAASHTDGSMTGVPTGFADLDDLTNGFHPGQMIIVAARPALGKSTLALDFARSAAIGNNMPAIFFSLEMGRSEIAMRLLSAEASVPLQNMRKGTVDARDWTTIAQVRGRINDAPLYIDDSPNMTLVEIRAKCRRLKQRVGLKMVVIDYLQLMTSGKRVESRQQEVSEFSRALKLMAKELQVPVIALSQLNRGSEQRADKMPAISDLRESGSIEQDADMVILLHRESAYEKDSPRAGEADLIVAKHRNGPTRTVTVAFHGHFSRFADLAPS, translated from the coding sequence GTGTCGATCGCTCACCTGGGGCTCGCAGATTCTGCCGAGGCCCCGCGCTCCGAGTCCTATCGCACCGAGCGCACCCCTCCGCACGATCTGCTCGCCGAGCAGAGCGCGCTGGGCGGCATGCTCCTGTCCAAGGACGCCGTCGCCGACGTCGTCGAGACGCTCCGCGGCCCCGACTTCTACATCCCCAAGCACGAGCTCATCTTCGACGCGATCCTCGCGCTCTACTCGCACGGCGAGCCGACCGACGTCATCGCCGTCACCGACGAGCTCACCAAGCAGGGCGAGCTGGCCCGCGCCGGTGGCGCAGACTACCTGCACACCCTGACCAGCCTCGTGCCCACCGCGGCCAACGCCGGCTACTACGGCTCGATCGTCGCCGAGCGGGCGCTGCTCCGCCGCCTCGTCGAGGCCGGCACGCGCATCGTGCAGATGGGCTACGCCGGCGAGGGCGAGGTGCTCGACCTCGTCAACAACGCCCAGGCCGAGATCTACTCCGTGACGGGCAGCACCGAGACCGAGGACTACGTTCCGCTCACCGAGGCCGTCACGGCCGCGATGGACGAGATCGAGGCGGCGTCCCACACCGACGGTTCGATGACCGGCGTTCCGACCGGCTTCGCCGATCTCGACGACCTCACCAACGGCTTCCACCCCGGCCAGATGATCATCGTCGCCGCCCGACCGGCGCTCGGAAAGTCGACGCTCGCACTGGACTTCGCGCGCTCAGCCGCCATCGGCAACAACATGCCGGCCATCTTCTTCTCGCTCGAGATGGGGCGATCGGAGATCGCCATGCGCCTGCTCTCCGCCGAGGCTTCCGTCCCCCTGCAGAACATGCGCAAGGGAACCGTCGACGCCCGCGACTGGACCACGATCGCCCAGGTGCGCGGCCGCATCAACGATGCGCCTCTGTACATCGACGACTCCCCCAACATGACGCTCGTCGAGATCCGCGCGAAGTGCCGCCGACTCAAGCAGCGCGTCGGCCTGAAGATGGTCGTCATCGACTACCTGCAGCTGATGACCTCGGGCAAGCGCGTCGAGAGCCGCCAGCAGGAGGTCTCGGAGTTCTCGCGTGCACTGAAGCTCATGGCGAAGGAGCTGCAGGTTCCGGTCATCGCCCTCTCGCAGCTGAACCGTGGTTCCGAGCAGCGTGCAGACAAGATGCCGGCCATCAGCGACCTCCGTGAGTCTGGCTCGATTGAGCAGGACGCCGACATGGTGATCCTCCTGCACCGTGAGAGCGCCTACGAGAAGGACAGCCCGCGCGCCGGCGAGGCTGACCTCATCGTCGCCAAACACCGTAACGGCCCGACCCGGACCGTCACCGTGGCCTTCCACGGCCACTTCTCGCGCTTCGCGGACCTCGCCCCGAGCTAG
- a CDS encoding RidA family protein — protein sequence MPIERIRPDGLVHSPAFSHVAVVPAGATTIYVGGQNAVDADGALVGGDDVAAQSIRALANVKTALAAAGATVDDVVQWTVLFVDGVDIAAAYGAIASDLATEEPGLVTGARVSGLAVPGALVEIAAIAARID from the coding sequence ATGCCAATTGAACGGATCCGCCCAGATGGCCTCGTGCACAGCCCGGCCTTCAGCCACGTCGCGGTCGTGCCGGCCGGTGCGACCACGATCTACGTCGGTGGCCAGAACGCCGTCGACGCCGACGGCGCACTCGTCGGTGGGGATGACGTCGCCGCGCAGTCCATTCGTGCGCTCGCAAACGTCAAGACGGCCCTGGCCGCGGCCGGCGCCACCGTCGACGATGTCGTGCAGTGGACGGTGCTCTTCGTCGACGGGGTCGATATCGCCGCAGCCTACGGAGCAATCGCGTCCGATCTCGCCACCGAGGAGCCGGGGCTGGTGACCGGGGCTCGCGTGTCCGGTCTCGCCGTCCCCGGCGCGCTCGTCGAGATCGCGGCGATCGCCGCGCGGATTGACTGA
- a CDS encoding winged helix-turn-helix transcriptional regulator: protein MDTELTSLYGEHIDDAECRRFQMAAEIAGRKWTASILLAGARGAERFSEYRALVDGISDRMLSVRLKELEQEGLMLREVTPTTPVQVRYRLSPAGRELIAVLHPLVRWGTKWRTDADAGANALGAAVS, encoded by the coding sequence GTGGATACCGAGCTGACCTCCCTCTACGGCGAGCACATCGACGACGCCGAGTGCCGCCGCTTCCAGATGGCCGCCGAGATCGCCGGGCGCAAGTGGACGGCCTCGATCCTGCTCGCCGGCGCCCGTGGCGCCGAGCGCTTCTCCGAGTACCGCGCCCTCGTTGACGGCATTTCCGACCGCATGCTCTCGGTGCGACTCAAGGAACTCGAGCAGGAGGGGCTGATGCTCCGCGAGGTGACGCCGACGACGCCGGTGCAGGTGCGCTATCGCCTGAGCCCGGCCGGCCGCGAACTCATCGCGGTGCTACACCCGCTCGTGCGCTGGGGCACGAAATGGCGCACCGATGCCGATGCCGGCGCGAACGCGCTCGGGGCCGCGGTCTCTTAA